One part of the Oceanihabitans sp. IOP_32 genome encodes these proteins:
- a CDS encoding Fur family transcriptional regulator translates to MEKIVQLLESKGIRPTAMRLMTYKRLAELEVAISLGDLEKDFKVSERSTLFRTIKTFEEKGIVHQIEDGTGVIKYALCEENCECEVGNDLHLHFHCNNCNETVCLTEHKIPHISLPDGYITEDINLVVKGICEKCSDNLG, encoded by the coding sequence ATGGAAAAAATAGTCCAACTTCTGGAAAGCAAAGGAATACGACCTACGGCAATGCGCCTAATGACCTACAAACGTTTGGCAGAATTAGAGGTGGCCATCAGTCTTGGCGATTTGGAAAAGGATTTTAAGGTCAGCGAAAGAAGTACCCTATTTAGGACTATAAAAACGTTTGAGGAAAAAGGTATTGTACATCAAATTGAGGATGGGACTGGAGTTATTAAATATGCCCTTTGCGAAGAGAACTGTGAATGCGAGGTCGGCAACGACCTTCATTTGCACTTTCATTGCAACAACTGTAATGAAACGGTCTGTTTAACAGAACATAAAATCCCGCATATCAGCTTGCCCGATGGCTACATTACCGAAGATATTAATTTGGTGGTAAAAGGTATCTGCGAAAAATGCAGCGATAATTTGGGTTGA
- a CDS encoding heavy metal translocating P-type ATPase, whose product MKKLQLKIPVILPQVPNEKDTCVKRLIQELQAKEGIEKVHVTDTKEDTTPQLCFHYDPDIISIDRIQSLAEQTGAEITEKYGHLLIEVKGIRHTRQARSIEKSLLAINGVLEASVSASGMVRLEFDKKQTNFDEISKQIEKEDLQVQRSSSNENNYTEASKKKQERSKKEDTKEQTSTEGHEHKEGETHEEGGAHTHGGVFGKNTELIFSIICGALLGIGFGLSYVESIPDWVSLTLYIGAYFFGGFFTAKEAVQTVAKGGFEIDFLMLVAAIGAAILGEWAEGALLLFLFSLGHALEHYAMNKARKSIAALADLAPKTALLKKDGKTEEVGIEELSIGDIIVVKPNSKISADGVVVNGKSSVNQAPITGESVPVDKIPVEDKDRNYSADDDIKDENRVFAGTINGNSMLEIKIIKEAKDSTLSRLVKLVNEAQTQKSPTQLLTDKFEKYFVPSVLILVGILLFAFLVIDEPFSASFYRAMAVLVAASPCALAISTPSAVLSGVARAARGGVLIKGGRPLEDLGVITALAFDKTGTLTEGKPKLTEVVPLGDIEENELLKIAVAVENLSDHPLAKAVVRDGKERLKGTDIIDASDLEAVLGKGIKASLGKDKIYIGNLDLYEDLDEAKPSEDISNKVKELEGGGNTTMLIRRNKEYIGIIALMDTPREAAKETLKKLKEIGIKRMIMLTGDNQKVADAVAKEIGLTDAWGSLLPEEKVDAIKKLKEQESKVAMVGDGVNDAPAMANSTVGIAMGAAGSDVALETADIALMADKLETLPFAIGLSRKAKAIIKQNLWVSLGIVALLIPSTIMGWANIGIAVVIHEGSTLLVVFNALRLLAYKK is encoded by the coding sequence ATGAAAAAACTACAACTAAAAATCCCGGTTATCCTACCACAAGTTCCAAACGAAAAAGACACTTGTGTTAAAAGGCTTATTCAAGAACTACAGGCCAAAGAGGGTATCGAAAAAGTACACGTTACCGATACAAAGGAAGATACCACGCCACAGCTCTGTTTTCATTATGACCCCGATATCATTTCTATAGACCGCATTCAATCTCTCGCAGAACAGACAGGTGCCGAGATTACCGAAAAATATGGGCATTTGCTCATTGAGGTAAAAGGAATCAGACATACAAGACAGGCACGTTCCATAGAGAAAAGTCTTTTGGCAATCAATGGGGTTTTGGAGGCTTCCGTTTCGGCCTCTGGAATGGTGCGCCTTGAGTTTGATAAAAAGCAAACAAATTTTGATGAAATAAGTAAACAGATTGAAAAGGAAGACCTTCAGGTTCAGCGGAGTTCTTCAAACGAAAATAATTACACCGAAGCATCCAAAAAAAAACAGGAACGTTCAAAGAAGGAAGATACTAAAGAGCAAACTTCCACAGAGGGCCACGAGCACAAGGAGGGCGAGACCCACGAGGAAGGTGGAGCGCACACCCACGGTGGGGTTTTCGGTAAAAATACGGAGCTTATTTTTTCCATTATCTGTGGGGCACTTCTCGGGATAGGTTTCGGGCTTTCTTATGTGGAATCCATCCCGGATTGGGTCAGTCTTACTTTGTACATTGGCGCGTACTTTTTCGGTGGTTTCTTTACGGCCAAGGAAGCGGTTCAAACTGTGGCCAAGGGTGGTTTTGAAATTGATTTTTTAATGCTGGTCGCTGCCATTGGTGCCGCCATTCTGGGAGAATGGGCAGAAGGTGCACTGTTGTTGTTTTTATTTAGCCTTGGGCACGCCTTGGAACATTACGCAATGAACAAAGCAAGAAAAAGCATTGCTGCGCTTGCAGACCTTGCACCAAAAACAGCATTGCTTAAAAAAGATGGCAAGACCGAAGAAGTTGGAATTGAGGAATTGAGTATTGGCGATATTATAGTGGTCAAGCCCAATAGTAAAATATCCGCAGATGGCGTCGTGGTCAACGGAAAAAGTAGTGTAAACCAAGCACCAATTACTGGGGAAAGTGTACCTGTGGACAAAATCCCTGTGGAAGATAAGGACAGAAACTATTCGGCAGACGATGATATCAAGGATGAAAATCGGGTATTTGCTGGAACTATCAACGGTAATAGTATGTTGGAAATTAAGATAATCAAAGAAGCCAAAGACTCTACCCTGTCCCGATTGGTTAAACTGGTCAACGAGGCGCAGACCCAAAAGTCCCCCACACAGCTGTTGACCGATAAGTTCGAAAAATACTTTGTGCCATCCGTACTGATACTGGTTGGTATCCTACTCTTTGCCTTTCTGGTCATTGACGAACCGTTTAGTGCCAGCTTTTATCGTGCAATGGCGGTATTGGTAGCTGCAAGTCCCTGTGCACTGGCCATTTCAACACCAAGTGCCGTATTGAGCGGTGTGGCAAGGGCAGCACGTGGCGGCGTGCTCATCAAAGGTGGGCGACCACTTGAGGATTTAGGGGTCATAACCGCTTTGGCTTTTGATAAAACAGGCACGCTTACCGAAGGCAAGCCCAAACTTACCGAAGTAGTACCATTGGGGGATATTGAAGAAAATGAACTGTTAAAGATAGCCGTTGCCGTTGAAAACTTGAGCGACCACCCTTTGGCCAAAGCCGTCGTAAGGGATGGGAAAGAGCGTCTGAAAGGTACTGATATTATCGATGCGTCAGATTTGGAAGCAGTTCTCGGAAAAGGTATCAAAGCTTCTTTGGGCAAGGATAAAATCTATATTGGAAACCTTGACTTGTACGAAGACCTCGATGAAGCAAAACCATCCGAAGATATATCGAATAAAGTAAAAGAACTTGAAGGTGGTGGAAATACTACGATGCTCATAAGAAGGAACAAAGAATATATAGGTATCATCGCCCTGATGGACACCCCACGGGAAGCGGCCAAGGAAACACTGAAAAAATTAAAGGAAATCGGTATCAAGCGGATGATAATGCTAACCGGGGATAATCAAAAGGTTGCCGATGCCGTTGCTAAAGAAATTGGGTTGACCGATGCCTGGGGAAGCCTGTTGCCAGAGGAAAAGGTAGATGCCATTAAAAAATTAAAAGAACAGGAATCCAAAGTCGCAATGGTAGGCGACGGTGTGAACGATGCCCCTGCAATGGCAAACAGCACAGTAGGTATCGCAATGGGTGCAGCGGGCAGTGATGTGGCCTTGGAAACTGCAGACATTGCCCTAATGGCCGATAAATTGGAAACCCTGCCCTTTGCCATAGGCTTGAGCAGGAAGGCAAAGGCAATTATCAAGCAAAACCTTTGGGTAAGCCTCGGTATTGTGGCATTGCTTATCCCATCGACCATTATGGGTTGGGCCAATATCGGTATTGCAGTGGTCATCCACGAAGGCTCAACATTACTTGTGGTTTTTAATGCGTTAAGGCTTTTGGCTTATAAGAAATAG
- a CDS encoding Fur family transcriptional regulator has protein sequence MTKTEKILLNHGIRPTQMRLKIYKFLKRKQSAVSFSDLKKAFVQKSETNKTANRTTFYRNLKIFEDKGLIHQINDGVGVAKYAISDENAKDKYGIDLHLHFHCTDCRRTICLPNKISKESLPDDYEVRNVNLILKGICEKCRQKY, from the coding sequence ATGACTAAAACGGAAAAGATACTATTAAATCACGGTATTCGACCTACTCAAATGAGGTTGAAGATATACAAGTTCCTGAAAAGGAAGCAAAGTGCCGTGTCCTTTTCCGATTTGAAAAAGGCTTTTGTTCAAAAGAGCGAAACCAATAAAACAGCAAACAGAACGACATTTTATCGAAATCTCAAGATTTTCGAGGATAAAGGGCTGATTCATCAGATTAATGATGGGGTCGGAGTGGCAAAATATGCTATTTCTGATGAAAACGCCAAAGATAAATACGGTATAGATTTACATCTGCATTTTCATTGTACCGATTGCAGAAGAACAATCTGTTTACCGAATAAGATATCGAAAGAAAGCTTGCCAGACGATTATGAAGTGAGAAATGTGAACCTGATATTAAAGGGAATATGTGAAAAATGCAGGCAAAAATATTAG
- a CDS encoding STAS/SEC14 domain-containing protein: protein MRKEDIEKIHPLIHAILDKGMKVRWYFEMDNFTGWDLPSLWEDLKMDTAHARDYEKIAMVGDKKWQEWITQFMKPFTNAEIKYFNIDQKEDVKSWIESQ, encoded by the coding sequence TTGAGAAAAGAAGACATCGAAAAAATCCATCCACTTATCCACGCTATACTGGACAAGGGGATGAAGGTTCGTTGGTATTTTGAGATGGACAATTTTACGGGTTGGGACTTGCCTAGTTTATGGGAAGACCTCAAAATGGATACGGCCCACGCCAGAGACTATGAAAAAATAGCAATGGTAGGAGATAAAAAATGGCAAGAATGGATAACCCAATTTATGAAGCCTTTTACCAACGCCGAAATTAAGTATTTCAATATAGACCAAAAGGAAGATGTCAAAAGTTGGATTGAGAGCCAGTAA
- a CDS encoding STAS/SEC14 domain-containing protein, whose amino-acid sequence MITIYKKEATVYMVAENKLDAKDYENLIPVLTEHINAYQEVFWYIEMQNFEGWTVSAYWKGIELNLPNETHLKRVALVGSVKWQEQFTEVLLPFSEAHIKFYKPEEKDDAKEWIKKK is encoded by the coding sequence ATGATAACAATCTATAAAAAAGAAGCTACGGTATATATGGTGGCTGAAAACAAGCTGGATGCCAAGGATTATGAGAACTTGATACCGGTCTTAACAGAACATATAAATGCCTATCAGGAAGTGTTCTGGTACATTGAAATGCAAAATTTTGAAGGCTGGACGGTAAGTGCCTATTGGAAGGGCATTGAATTGAATCTTCCGAATGAAACACATTTAAAGCGTGTTGCTTTAGTGGGTAGCGTTAAATGGCAGGAGCAATTTACCGAGGTATTGCTTCCTTTTTCAGAAGCTCATATAAAATTTTATAAGCCAGAAGAAAAAGACGATGCCAAAGAATGGATTAAAAAAAAATAG
- a CDS encoding P-II family nitrogen regulator: MKEIKAFIKPNRIQRVIEALSDNGFKSMTLSQAEGTGAFKSKGARPSLDFHVTDSPVVKLELVCQNEEAQAAIETIIANAKTDGPGDGIIYIANIENAFQIKTGDSLKRYDL; encoded by the coding sequence ATGAAGGAAATAAAAGCATTTATAAAACCGAACCGAATCCAAAGAGTCATTGAAGCACTATCTGATAATGGGTTCAAAAGTATGACCCTTTCACAAGCTGAAGGCACTGGTGCATTCAAATCAAAAGGTGCAAGACCGTCGCTGGATTTTCACGTTACAGACAGTCCAGTGGTTAAGCTGGAACTGGTCTGCCAAAATGAGGAAGCCCAAGCGGCCATTGAAACAATTATAGCCAACGCCAAAACCGACGGGCCTGGAGATGGTATTATATATATAGCCAATATAGAGAATGCCTTTCAGATTAAAACGGGAGATTCCTTAAAACGGTACGACCTATAA
- a CDS encoding APC family permease, giving the protein MAELKKSLGTIRLTFYGVGTIVGAGIYTVIGAAAGQAGTDLWLSFVFAAIAASVSALSYAELSSTYPNAGAEFIFVRKAFPKIDIPSFLTGWTIAFHSSATIAAVLLAFSGYFNTFFSVPSLLISYGVLIILSLISITGIKKSSPANIIMVSIQLLGLFILIVVGLAETGPPKAEFFKVESFSGTLAATATLFFVYTGFEHMAALGSEVKNSGKTIPRAFLLTMVFTTVIYLLIAFTVLNIADPSELAKVDSPLSLAASNLNSWLPVTLAVAALFATANAAFSGIISISRLLFGMASVGELPKFMTKTNAHKVPWVTTIVVMAAVAGFMLLGDIKIVAGMSSLGALLVFVAVNIALIVLRFRAPDKDRPFKVPLSVGKVPILPILAIIISLSLVIQFDWKVYAAFVGAIVVGILLDYFLDKREKKDIDPEKEKELFNH; this is encoded by the coding sequence ATGGCAGAATTAAAAAAATCATTGGGAACAATTCGTCTTACCTTTTATGGAGTAGGCACTATTGTGGGTGCAGGAATATATACTGTCATAGGCGCAGCAGCTGGACAAGCAGGTACCGACCTTTGGTTGAGTTTTGTTTTCGCTGCAATTGCTGCCAGCGTTTCGGCATTGTCTTATGCAGAGTTATCCTCTACCTATCCCAATGCAGGTGCCGAATTCATTTTTGTACGCAAAGCGTTTCCGAAAATTGACATTCCTTCCTTTCTCACTGGCTGGACAATTGCCTTTCACAGTTCTGCCACGATAGCCGCTGTATTGCTGGCCTTTTCAGGTTATTTCAACACTTTTTTTAGTGTGCCTTCCCTATTGATAAGTTATGGCGTATTGATAATTCTTTCATTGATAAGCATTACGGGAATCAAGAAATCATCTCCTGCCAATATTATAATGGTTAGCATACAACTTTTGGGATTGTTCATTCTTATTGTGGTCGGGCTTGCAGAAACTGGCCCGCCAAAGGCTGAATTTTTTAAAGTTGAATCCTTTTCCGGTACTTTGGCGGCTACCGCAACCTTGTTTTTTGTCTATACAGGTTTTGAGCATATGGCTGCATTGGGTTCTGAAGTAAAAAACTCTGGCAAGACCATTCCTCGTGCCTTTCTACTGACAATGGTTTTTACAACCGTTATCTATCTGCTCATAGCTTTTACGGTACTTAACATTGCCGACCCGTCAGAACTGGCAAAAGTAGATTCGCCACTTTCACTTGCGGCATCAAATCTCAACAGTTGGTTGCCCGTGACATTGGCGGTCGCAGCACTTTTTGCTACTGCCAATGCGGCCTTTAGCGGTATTATCTCTATCAGCAGGCTGCTGTTTGGAATGGCAAGCGTGGGCGAACTTCCGAAATTTATGACCAAAACCAATGCACATAAAGTGCCGTGGGTTACTACCATTGTGGTTATGGCGGCAGTTGCGGGTTTTATGCTATTGGGCGATATTAAAATCGTAGCGGGAATGTCGTCATTGGGTGCGTTGCTCGTCTTTGTCGCCGTGAACATTGCCCTTATCGTATTGCGTTTCAGAGCACCAGATAAAGACAGGCCCTTTAAAGTTCCTTTATCTGTTGGGAAAGTTCCGATACTGCCAATTTTGGCGATAATCATAAGCCTCTCTTTGGTCATACAATTTGATTGGAAAGTTTATGCCGCGTTTGTGGGAGCGATTGTAGTAGGTATCTTGCTGGATTATTTTTTGGATAAAAGAGAAAAAAAAGATATAGACCCCGAAAAGGAAAAGGAATTGTTTAACCACTAA